Proteins from a genomic interval of Rosa chinensis cultivar Old Blush chromosome 2, RchiOBHm-V2, whole genome shotgun sequence:
- the LOC121051153 gene encoding uncharacterized protein LOC121051153, with the protein MVLSWILNSLEPDLADSVLSCTTPHAIWEDLRERFALGNAPRIFQVQRDIYKIEQGQLSIAAYYTKLKALWDELASYNTVDNCTCGAQNDRTKLMQFLMGLNESYAGTRGQILLMNPLPSVRQAYASVTQEEKQRELGVAALAPSNAAAMAVRNYPRPGLIPRRNPGNPGLIPRRNPGNQGSSSRNHTPVQCTYCDKFYHTEENCHRKHGFPPGHRLYKRNPQQGNRPPPHNDASANHVDCTPSFKELQATLPNLTEDQYTQVIAALNPKPPTPQANAASATEFASGFGYEDDDWCG; encoded by the exons ATGGTCTTGTCCTGGATTCTCAACTCTCTTGAACCAGACCTTGCTGATTCGGTCCTCTCCTGCACAACACCTCATGCAATTTGGGAGGACCTTAGGGAACGCTTTGCCTTGGGAAACGCCCCACGTATCTTCCAGGTTCAAAGAGACATCTACAAGATTGAACAAGGCCAATTGTCAATCGCTGCTTATTATACCAAGTTGAAAGCACTTTGGGATGAACTTGCCTCATACAATACAGTGGATAATTGCACTTGTGGGGCACAGAATGACCGCACCAAACTCATGCAATTCCTCATGGGCTTGAATGAATCGTATGCAGGTACTCGTGGTCAAATTTTGCTAATGAATCCATTACCTTCTGTGAGACAGGCCTATGCTTCAGTAACTCAGGAAGAGAAGCAGCGAGAACTTGGTGTTGCTGCCCTTGCTCCATCCAATGCAGCAGCAATGGCCGTTCGTAACTATCCTAGGCCAGGATTGATACCTCGTCGCAATCCTGGCAACCCAGGATTGATACCTCGTCGCAATCCTGGCAATCAAGGCAGCAGTTCTCGCAATCACACTCCAGTTCAATGCACCTATTGTGACAAATTTTATCATACTGAGGAGAATTGTCACAGGAAACATGGCTTTCCACCTGGTCATCGGCTCTATAAACGCAATCCACAACAAGGAAATCGACCTCCACCACACAATGATGCCTCTGCTAATCATGTTGATTGCACACCTTCATTTAAGGAGCTGCAAGCCACACTTCCCAACCTGACTGAAGATCAATACACTCAGGTTATCGCTGCATTGAATCCGAAGCCACCAACTCCTCAGGCTAATGCCGCTTCTGCTACAGAGTTTGCTTCAG GATTTGGCTACGAGGATGATGATTGGTGTGGGTAA